The region GCCGTTCAGGAGGATATCGAGCTTGACGAGGTCGGACTCCCGGTATTCGAGAAAATCGTAATCGAGGGAGGCGTATCCGCGGGAGGTCGACTTGAGCTTGTCGTAGAAATCGAATATGATTTCGGACAGCGGCAGCTCGTAACGGAGGTCGGCGCGCGAGGGATCGATGTAGGTCGTATTCTTATAGATGCCGCGCCGTTCCGTGCAGAGCTTCATGATGTTCCCGATGTATTCCGACGGCGTGATGATCTGCGCGCGGATGTACGGCTCCTCCACGTGGTCGATGTCCCCGAGCGCCGGCATCAGGGCCGGGTTGTCGACGAGGACCACGCTCTTGTCGATCTTCACGACGCGGTATTCCACGTTGGGCACGGTCGTGATGAGCTCCTGCTCGTATTCGCGCTCGAGCCGCTCCTGGATGATTTCCATGTGAAGCAGGCCGAGGAACCCCGCCCGGAACCCGAAGCCGAGCGCGACCGAGGACTCGGGCTCAAACACCAGGGACGCGTCGTTCATGCGGAGCTTTTCGAGCGACTCGCGCAGCTCGGCGAAATTATCCGCGTTCACCGGGTAGAGGCCCGCGAACACCATCGGTTTCACTTCCTTGTAGCCGGGGAGCGGGCCCGATGCGGGCGACAGGGCGTTCGTCACCGTGTCGCCGACCTTCGTATCGTGCACGTCCTTCGCGCCGGGGATGAGATATCCCACGTCGCCGGCGGAAAGCTCTTTCGTCTTGATGCGGTGCATCTCCAGGATGCCGACCTCCTCCGCGTCGAACTCCTTGTCGGTCACGAAAAAGCGGATCTTGTCCTTTTCCCGAAGCGTCCCGTCGAACACGCGGATGTAGACGATCGATCCCCGGTATCCGTCGAAAATCGAATCGAAAATCAGCGCGCGAAGGGGCGCATCGGGATCCCCCTTCGGAGGGGGAATGAGCCGGACGACCGATTCCAGGATCTCGTCGACGCCCGTTTTCATCTTGGCGCTCGCCAGGATGATGTCGCTTTCAGCGCAGCCGAGCAGATCCATGATCTGGCGCTTCACCTGATCGACCATCGCGCTCGGGAGATCGATCTTGTTGATGACCGGGATGATCTCCAGCCCGGCGTCGATGGCCAGATAGAGGTTGCTGATGGTCTGGGCTTCGACGCCCTGGGACGCGTCCACCACGAGGATCGCGCCCTCGCACGCCATCAGCGAGCGGGAGACTTCATACGAAAAATCGACGTGGCCGGGGGTATCTATGAGATTCAGCGTGTAGGTTTTCGCATCCTGCGCGAGGTACTTCATCTGGATGGCGTGGAGCTTGATCGTGATCCCGCGTTCCTGCTCCAGCTCCATGTCGTCGAGGACCTGGTTCGTCTTCATTTCCCGCTCCGTGACGGTCCCCGTGCGCTCCAGGAGCCGGTCCGCGATCGTGGACTTGCCGTGGTCGATGTGGGCGATGATGCAGAAGTTGCGGATGTGGTCCATTAATTGACGGATTGGGAGACTGCAAAAATAATCCCGCTCGTTTTGGCGGGATCTCTGCTAAAATATACCACAAAATAGCCTGAATTGCAATCATGGGGCGGGAAACTACGTATTGACAATAGAACGGTGGATGTGTACTTTTCGTACCGGGAGTGCGCTATTCATCGACGCTCCCGGATAACCACCCTCTGAACAAACCATGATCGTCGGTATAACCTGCCTGAGGAATGTATGAACGCTCGAACCGGGTTTCGCAGATTCACCCCCATCGTGTCGCTGTTCCTTCTTGTGTGCCTTTCATTCGGTCAGGCCCCGCGGATCTCTGTGACCAGGCTCCCTGAGCCGGGGAAAAAGTATCCCTGGCCTCCCCTCCAGGCGCGGGATCTTCAAGCCATCTCGAAGCTCCCCCTGCGGGCGACCTCCGTCAAATCAAAGGCTCCCTTTTCGGCAAGCGGTCTCGAGGACAGCGTCACCTTTACCGCCGTGCAGACACCGTTCCCCGGCCTCGTCGGCGGAGGGGGATCATGGTTCGATTACGACAATGACGGGGATCTCGATGTGATTGTGTCGGGCTACTCCGTGGAGGGGAACGTATTCAAGATCTACTCCAACGACGGAGGAGGGGTCTTCACGGAAGTTCAGACGGACCTTCCGGCCATCGGGGCCGAACATCAATCGATTTCGTGGGGCGACCTCGACAAGGACGGTAACTTCGACCTCGCGATCGCAGGAAGGCTCGATACGTCGAGTCTTGTGAATGTGTCGAAGATTTTCCATAACGACAACGGAAGATTCGTCGATATCGAAGCTCCGCTGATGGGGCTATCCGGCGGAGCGGTCACCTGGGTGGACTATGACAACGACGGGGACCTCGATCTTCTCGTCACCGGCTCGCCCGACGCGGGCAACACGTTTTATGCGATCCTCTATCGCAACGACGACGGCACGTTCACCGACGCTCAGGCGGGACTCAGAGGGTCCTGGTCTACCACGGCATCCTGGGGAGACTATGACAACGACGGCGACCTTGATCTCCTGATGACCGGCTACGGCAACGGTGCGTTCAGCAAGATTTACCGTAATGATAACGGGACATTTGTCGATATCGGCGCTACACTTGCAGAGGTCAACTCCGGCGCGACGCAATGGGTCGACATTGACAACGACGGCGATCTGGATATCGTGCTCTCCGGCGGCATGCCGGGAGACGTCCCGACCGCCAGGATCTACCGGAACGACGGCAATGATGTCTTCACCGATCTCAACGTCCCGATCGAGGGGTTCATGGTAAGCGCAGTCGCGATAGCCGATTATGACAACGACGGCGATCTCGACATCGCGATATCGGGTGCTGATGAGTTCTACGCGGGAAGCAATCCGCGCACGAAGATCTATCGCAACGACAACGGCACCTTCGTCGACATCGGCGCCAACCTGGTGGGCACCTGGTTCGGATCCCTCGCGTGGGGCGATTACGATAACGACGGCAGGCTAGACCTTCTCGTCTCGGGAGCGACGATTCCACGCGCGACGTGGAACGGACCCTTCGCGCAAACCACGATCCTCTACCACAATAATAATGTGGAGCCCAACACCATGCCGGCGACTCCTCAGCCATCGGAGCCTCTCCTCGACGGGAATTCCGTTCAGTTGGGCTGGGGCCGTGCGTCGGACGGTCAAACCCCGAGCGCGGAACTCACCTATAATCTCCGGATCGGCACGGCGCCCGGGCTGAGCGATGTGGTTGCCCCCGTTTCCAACGTCGGAACGGGATATCGGCGCGTTCCGACTGACGGCAATTCGTTCAGAAAGACCGGCCGGTTGCTGAAAAATCTCCCCCAGGGCACCTACTACTGGGGCGTTCAGGCGGTGGATGGCGCCTACAGCGGATCGCCCTTCTCCCCGGAGAACTCCTTCGTTGTGAGTTCCCCTCTCGGGGTAAAAGAGGAGCGGGAGATTCCCCGTGTATTCGCATTGGAGCAGAACTACCCTAACCCGTTCAATCCGCAGACCGACATCGCGTTTCAAATTCCCGCGACCGATCATGTCTCGCTCAGGATCTACGACGTGCTGGGGCGCGAAGTGGCAACGGTTTTGGATGGAGTCAAGGAGGCGGGAGCCTATACCGTGAGCTGGGATGCGTCGCGAATGGCGAGCGGAGTGTTTTTCTACGAGCTGAAGACCGAGCAGTCTTTCGCGCGGATGAAAATGCTGCTGATCCGGTAACAACAGAACGCAGCCTGAAGGCTGCGGCTACCAGCGGTGTGATCCAGAACACGTTTCGCTTGAAGGAGTATTCGAACTTTCGTATTCTTAAGCGGGGATAACCTCCTCCTCAATGGAACCATATCTGCATCCCTAAGGGTGACTTCCTCCAGGTCACCCTTTTTTATTCCATTTCCTCGTGGTGGGGCATTTCTCTCGCGTTCCCCTTTTCCTGCAGCTCCTTGATCTTGTTCCGAAGGTCCTTGCTGACTTCGAGATACGGGAGAAGGTCTCCCCCGCGCCGGCTTGCCTCTTCAATCGAGCGCTGGTTCTCCGCCAGCATCCTCTTGAGCGACCGCTCGCGGATACCTCTGAGGGCGTCGGAGGCGAGCTTGAGGGGATCCGCCTGTTCCACCTGTGAGACATCCCATCTTTTGCTGAGCTGGTACTTGGCGAAAACCGCGGAGGCGAGCAGCTTCCTCTGGCCCGAATCCTCGATGTCATCCATCAGCGTCGCCGGATCGATCACCTCTCCGTTTTCGATCCGCCGGACCAGGTAGGCGGCGATCGCCTTGGCGTGAGGATGTGTAAACTCCTCGAGAAGGATCTGGCCGAAGATATAATCCGCAACCGGCCTTCCTCCGTCCAGTATCGCGTTGATGAGATCACGCTCGGCGGGGGGGATCTCTCCGGCCTGGGCCGGGGGCGCTTCGACGGGCGCGGGCCGGGGAGGAACCGCCTTTCTGACAACGGTCTGCCCAACTCCCGGCTGGCGCTTGCCGGCGAGTATTTTTTCAAGCTCCCTGTAGAGGGACGACTCATAGAGCTTGTATTTCTCGGCCACATGCTTCACATAAAAATTCCTTTTCAGCTCGTCGGGCATCCTGGAGATGGTCTCGACGATCGATCGAACGGTCTGCGCATGCCCTTCCGGCGAAGCCAGCTTCCCCTCGCGCTCGGCCATCCGCCCGATGAAATCGATAAAGGAGATCGACTCTCCGGCCAGCTCGCGGAACGCGTCCGCGCCCTGTTTCCGGACAAACGAATCGGGATCCTCCCCCTCGGGTAGTACCGCGACCCGGACATCGAGGTCGCGCTCGAGTATCAGATCCACCCCCCGGAGCGCGGCCTTCGAACCGGCCGAATCCGCGTCGTAGACGATCGTGACGTTCTTCGTGTAGCGGCTGAGGAGCAATATCTGCTCGACCGTCAGCGCGGTCCCGCTCGACGCGACGACATTCTTCACACCCGCCTGGAAGAGGCTGATCAGATCCGCATACCCCTCCACGAGAATCGCATCCTCCTGCTCCCGGATCGCCTCGCGCGCCTGGAACAGGCCGTAGAGGATTCTGCTCTTATTATAGATGGGGGTTTCGGGAGAATTGATATACTTGCCGAGGGGGTCGTCTTCGAGGAGTTTCCGGGCTCCGAAGCCCACGATCCTGCCCGTCGTGGAAAAGATCGGGAACATCGCCCGCCCCCGGAAATAATCGTACGCCGACCCGTCTGCGCGCTTGCGGATCAATCCCGCAGATTCGAGCAAGGGGACCGAAATTTTCTTTTCGGACGCATGCTTCAGGAATGCGTCCCACGAATTCGGCGCGAAGCCGAGCTGAAACGCCTTGATCGTCTCATCGGTGAAACCCCGGTGGCGGAGGTACTCGAGCGCCAGCCTCCCTTCGCTGCCGGCGGTGAGAGAGGAATGGAAGAACAGCGCGGCCGTCCGGCAGACCTCATACAACTGTTCGTGTTCGTCGGAGGCGGCGTCCCCGCCAGGGGAGTAGGTCGGGAGAGCGATGCCCGCTCGATCGGCGAGGGACCGGACCGCCTCGATGAAGCTGACCTTTTCGAACTCCATCACGAAGGTGAACGCGGTGCCGCCCACTCCGCATCCGAAGCAATGGTACATTTGCCGGTCGGCTGAGACGTTAAAGGACGGAGTTTTCTCGGAATGGAACGGACAGAGGCCGATATAGTTCTTCCCGCGCTTCTTGAGCTTGACCGACGCGCCGATGAGATCGACAATATCGGTCGCAGCCCGGATCTCGTCTATTTTTTCGGGGGGAATGCGCATGGATTCAAAGAATTTCGATCAGATGGTCGCCCGGGGGAGCGGTCAGGCGGATGCGTGATACCGAAGCAATATAAGGGTCGCGGGATTGAATGTCAACGAGGGGCGCGCGCGACGGGGGCGCGGAGCGGGAAAGAATAAAGATCCCGGCCTAAAGCATGCCGGGATGACGAGCGGGTGGGTGTGGGAGCGAGCGGGGCGCGGAGCGCCCAAATAGGACGCTCCCACGCGGAGCGTGGGAGCGAGTGATCATTCGAGCGTGGGAGCGAGAAAGAATGAAGATCCCGGCCTAAAGCATGCCGGGATGACGGTATATTAGATTGCGTCTATCTTGTTCCCACCTCAACGTGTTCTGTCTTGCCGTTCCCGTTGCCATTACCGTTTCCGTTGCCTTTGCCGTTCTTGCGCTTGAAGGCCTTCTCGATCGGCGGCAAATGGCCTGCTGGTTCCTCTTCGAGATCGGGGTAGGTGAAGATTTCGTACTTGTAGTTCCGAAGGATGATATTCTTTCCGGCTCTTCCGATGACATACTGGGGAAGGATCGGAATCTTCCCTCCTCCTCCGGGCGCGTCGATGACGTAGCTCGGAATCGCCAGGCCGGAGGTATGACCGCGGAGTTTGTCCATGATTTCCAGCCCCTTGCTCACCGGGGTGCGGAAATAATTCGTTCCCTTGGTCAGATCGGCCTGGTAGAGATAGTAGGGCCTGACCCGCATCGCCAGAAGCTTACGCACGAGCTCCAGCATCACGTCCGGATCGTCGTTCACGCCTTTCATCAGGACCGCCTGGTTGCCGACCGGGCAGCCGGCGTCTGCGAGCATCTCGCAGGCCCGCTTGGCCTCGACCGTGCATTCCCACGGGTGGTTGAAGTGCGTGTTGACATAGACCGGATGGTACTTGCGTATCATCTTGCAGAGCTTCGGCGTGATGCGTTGCGGCAGCACGCAGGGCATCTTGGTCCCGAGCCGTATGATTTCGACGTGAGGAATGTCCCTCAGCCCCTTGAGAACCCTTTCGAGGAGAAAATCGGTCAGCATCAGGGGATCGCCGCCCGAGAGGATGACGTCGCGGACCTCCGGCTTTCCCGCAATGTAATCGATCCCGTCCTGGATGTACTTCATGTTGATCTTCGAGGCGTCTCCGACCTTTCGCTTCCGCGTGCAGAACCGGCAGTACATGGAGCACTGGCTCGTCGTCAGGAAGAGCACCCGGTCGGGATACCGGTGCACGATGCTGGGAACCGGGCTGTGTGAATCCTCGGCCAGGGGGTCTTCGGGAAACCCGTCTTCCATCAGCTCCCGGGCGTCCGGGACGCACTGGAGCCAGATCGGATCCCCGGGGGTGCGGATCAGGCTGAGATAGTAAGGATTGATGCGCGTATGAAAGAGTGAGTTGAGCTTGTCCGCGAGGTCCTTATCGAATCCGAACCGTTCGACCAGATCCTTTCCGCTGTCCACGCTTTGTCGAAGCATTTGCTGCCACAGTTCCATAAAGTCGTTACGCTCCTGATTGTGAGAAATATTTGCCGAAGACGACAAGATCGTCCCCGGGTGTATAATAATCCGTTATCCGGGCGAGCTCCCGGTATCCGTTCTTCCGGTAGAACGACCGCGCCTTCTCGTACGAGGGCTGGGAAGAGGTTTCGGCGACGAGGAGCCGCGCCCCCCTCGACTGAACGAGCTCTTCCACATGCCGGAGAAGCTGGGTCCCAGCCCCGCCGCGGTGGCTGTCGGGGTTGACGGCGATCCAGTAGAGGTCGAACGTTCCGTTGGTGAGCGCAGCGGGCCCGAAGCAGACATAGCCCGCGACCGTCCCGTCGGAGTCGACGCCGGTATAGATATCATAGTCCTGCTGGGAAGTGTCGTGAAGGTAGGCATCGATCAGCTCGAGGGCGACGTCGATTTCTTCGTCTCTGAACGCGCCCGTTTTCCCGAGCATGTCACCGATAACATCCCTGTCCTCCGCACGCGCCGGCCGTATGGTGATCAGGGAAGTCGTTCCAGGGCGCATTCAACGATCTTTCCGACGAGTTCTTCGAACTTGTAACCGTACGCCGCCGCCGACCTGGCGAACCCCGCGTCATCGGAGATGTCGGGGTTGGGGTTCACCTCGAGGATGTACGGTTTGGCGTCCTTGCTCAGCCGGAAGTCGATGCGGGCATAGTCCCTGCAGCCGAGGAGCTGGTATGCGCGGAGCGCCATCTCCTTGATCGTGGCCTCAAGCGCGGGCGGCAGCGGAGCCGGACAGAGGCCTTTGGTGTGCTCGTACTCCTCCGTCCCCTTCATCCATTTCGCGTTGTAACTGATGATCCGGTGGTATTGTTTCGGGAGCGTCGACATGTCGATTTCGGAGATCGGAAAGACGATCGGCTTGCGGTTTCCCATGATGCCGACGTTCAGTTCCCGGCCGTCGATGTACTCTTCCACGAGGGCGGGCTGGTCGAACTGTTCTATTATATAGCGGACCCTCTTCCGCAGCTCCGCAAGGCTCGAAACGATCGAATCCGACTCGATTCCGAGGCTCGCGTCCTCCTGGGAGGGTTTCACGATCAGCGGATAGGCGAGCCGCTCGTCCACGCTCATGCGGCTCCAGGTCTTGAACAGCTGGAAACGCGGCGTGGGCAAGCCGTTATAGAGGAGAATTTCCTTGACCCTCACCTTGTTCAGCGCGGTGCCGAGCGTGAGCGGATCGGAGCCGGTGTAGGGGACCCCCATCAGCTCGTAGATGCCCACCGCGTGCATTTCATGGATGGAGGAATCGCCGACGCTCTCGCAGAGGTTGAACACGACATCGGGGTCCTCGTCGTGCAGAAAGTTCACAAACCGCCGGATATCCCCGTCCACATTGAAGATGCTTGTTTTGAAACCGAGGGCGTTCAGGGCGCGCGCGATATCTTCCTTCTCCTCGAGCACTCCGACTTCCGAAAGGTCCGTCAATACGTCCGCCGTCCCGGCCAGCAGCTTGCCCCCCTCCTGAAGAATCCCGGCCTCGGAGATATACTTCCGGCCCGACTTGGTCAACACCGTCGGCTCATTGTACACGATTGCGACCGTCAGTTTTTTCTTCATGGGTGCTCCTAACGTGAGGGGTTGTGTTGATATCGCAGCGCCGCGAAACCGAGGACGCTCTGCAGGAGGCGATCGTAACCGAGCCCTGCGGCCCGCGCCGCCTTCGGGAAACAGGAGTTGTCTTCGGGTTTGGGGAGTATGCCCGGGAGCGGGTTCAGCTCGAGGATATGCGGCTGTCCGGCGTCGTCGAGACGGACGTCGATCCGGCACCAATCCCGGCAACGGAGGACATTATACGCCTTCCTGCAAATCCGCTCGATTTCATCGCTGAGGGGCGTCGGAATCCTTGCAGGACATTCAAAGATGTCGAGAGGATCGTCTGACCGGTCCCAGATCCACTTCGCTTCGTAGGAATAGATCCGGTTCACCCCGGCGGGGAGCGAATCGAACTTGATTTCCACAATCGGGAGGACGTTCAACCGGTCGCCGTTTCCGAGCATCGCGACGGTGAATTCGCGCCCGGGGAGATACTCCTCGACGATCACCGCTTCCCTGTAGGTCCCCAGGAGCATCTTCACCTGGCGCGTCAGTTCCGCCTTGTCGCGCACCAGCGAAGCGTCAAAAATGCCTTTGCTTGAGCCTTCATGAAGGGGCTTGACGATCGCGGGAAACCTGACGCCCGCGTCTTCGGTCCCGGAGAGATCCGATATCACTGAGAAACGGGGGGTCGGGACCTGGTAGTACGAGAGGATTTCCTTCGCGCGCGACTTGTCCAGGCAGACTGCAAGCGTGAGGGGATCCGATCCCGTGTAGGGGATCCGCAGCATCTCGAGCACGGAGGGGATGTGCGCCTCGCGCGAGACGCCGTGAAGCCCCTCGGCGATGTTGAACACGAACTCCGGCCGGTTGAGAGAAAGCTTTTCGTACGCTTCTCCGTCCGCCTCGATGAGCGTGACGTGGTGAATTTGCGACAGCGCGGAAGCTACGGCTTCGATTGTTTCAGCCGTGTCCCATTCTGCGTAAAGATCGTTGAGAGGTTGAGTGGAAGGAGAGGTGTGAGAGCGAATCGCGAGGCTGGATGCAACTCCTCGCTGAGTACTCGGAGGGTCTGCGGTGTCCTCCGGCAACGACTGTTGTGTTGCATCTTCCTTTTTCTGATTGTACACGAGCGCGACGCGCATCGGATTCATTTCAGCAGGAAGATCTAACAAGTGACTCGTGAATTCCTCTCGACTAGTTGAACAAAAATTTGAATCACATCCAAACTTACAACGCACTGAATCAATTTCTTATGTGTAATATAAACATTTTAAACGATTTGTCAAGAGAAAAATGCATTCTGGAGATGAATTTCATGACATCGCGCCGGAAAAAGTTCGCGCGAAGATGCGCGCGACCATCGTTAGAAAGTTCTAACGATCTCAGCCGGCGTCGATCATCGACAACGCGACCTTCATGCGGGTGAGGAGGTAGTCCCGGAGAGGGAGATCTTCCGCAAGACGGAGATGCGGATCTCTCTCGATCAGATCGAAGGCTTCGCTCCGCGCGATCGACAGAAGTTCCTTGTCCGTTGCGAGGTTTGCAATTTGAAGTTCGGGCAAGCCGCTCTGGCGGGTCCCGAAAAAATCTCCCGGACCCCTCATTTCCAGGTCGATTTCAGCGATTCTGAAGCCATCATGCGTCTCGAGCATGGTGCTCAGCCGCCGGATTGCTTTTTGTTTCTCATCCTCGTTGCCATAGAGGTCCGCCGTCGCCGAGGCCTTGGAAAGAGGGGAACGCATCCAATCGGGCGCGAGGAGGAGACAGAAAGACTGTTCGGCCCCTCTGCCGACCCGGCCTCTCAGCTGGTGGAGCTGGGAGAGTCCGAACCTCTCGGCATGCTCGATGACCATGACGACGGCATTGGGGATATCGATGCCCACCTCGATCACCGTGGTCGACACCAGCACGTCCAACTTCCCCTCCTTGAAGGCGCCCATCACCGCATCCTTCTCCTCGGTCGTCATGCGGCCGTGGATCAGTCCGACTCTCCGCTCCTTGAAGACCGTCGTCTTGAGCGTCTCATAGCTCTCCGTCGCCGCCTTCAGGTCGAGCTTCTCGGATTCCTCGATCAGGGGATAGATGATATAGGCCTGGCGCCCCTTCCCGAGATGTTCGCCGATGAATCGATAGACCGAATTCCGCTCGGATTCGAATTTGACGAAGGTGCGTACCGGTTTGCGGTTCGAGGGTATTTCGTCGATGACGGAGACGTCCAGATCGCCATAGACCGTGAGGGAGAGGGTCCTGGGGATGGGAGTCGCGGTCATGACCAGGATGTCGGGCCGGGGGGCGATCTCCCCCTCCGCCTTCCCCTTGCCCGCAAGGGCTACTCTCTGGGCGACCCCGAACCTGTGCTGCTCGTCGACGACGGCCAGGCCGAGCCGGGCGTACTCCACCGACTCCTGAATCAGCGCGTGCGTGCCGATCACAATTTGCGCCGATCCGCGCCGGACATCCTCCAGGACATCCTCACGGAGCCGGGCCTTCTGTCCGCCGATCAATAACCGGGCGGTCACCGGAAGATCGTTGAGAAAGCTCTTCAGGCTCAGGAAGTGCTGCTCGGCGAGGATTTCGGTGGGCGCCATGAACGCCGCCTGGTACCCGTTCTCGACGGCGATCAGCATGGCGATGAGGGCCACAATGGTCTTTCCGCTCCCCACGTCCCCCTGCAGGAGGCGGTTCATCGGCTTGGGGGAGCTCATGTCGGCGGCGATCTCGTTGATGACGCGCGTCTGCGCGACGGTCAGCCTGAACGGGAGCGAATCGACAAGCTTCCGCGCGAGCTTGCTCCGGGTTTCGAAGATGATTCCCCCCGTCCCCACTTTCACATGGCTCCGGCGGAGGGCGAGCAGCAGCTGCATGGTGAAGAGTTCGTCGAATTTGAGGCGCCTCCGGGCGAGCTCGAGCGTTTCCTTCGACTCCGGGAAATGGATGGAGCGAAGGGCGGACTGGATGGAAATCAACGAGAGTTTCTCCGCGAGCCCGGCCGGAAGCGTCTCACCGATCGCGTCCACGTAGCCGTCGACCGCGGACTTCATGATCTCCCGCAATCCCTTGACATGGAGCCGCGCGTCCTTCATCTCTCCCGAGGAGCGATACTTCGGGACGATCCCCCCTGTATGCAGAAAACCGCCGGCTCCCTCCCCCACGGCAGGATCTATCCGGTCGATCGAGGGGTGGACAAGTTGCGGTTTCCCCCGGTACCCCGTCACCCTCCCGCTCACCGCGAGAGTTTCACCCTCGGTGAACGCCTTCTTGAAGTAGTGGACGGCCCTGAAGAATACGAGCTGCACTTTGCCGGTCTCATCCCCCAGCACCACCGCAAGCCGCTGGCGGGGCGGGCGTCCGAGAAGGCTGGATGTGGCCACGGTTCCGATCACCGTGATCCACCGGCCTGAATCGATCAGGCCGCGGAGGTTGCCGATCGTTTCCACGGCGGAAAGATCGAGGTATCCGAAAGGCAGATAATAGAGGAGATCGCGGACCGTCTTGATGCCGAGCTCGGCAAGCGCCTCTGCGCGCTTCGGCCCTATTTTCGGGAGGTACTGTATGGGAGTATCAGGATCCCTCTGAGCCGACATTCCTAACGATATGGATGAGGAAGAGAGTGTGACAAAGAATAAAGATCCCGACCTGAAACATGCCGGGATGACGAGCTATAGAGCAACGCAGGATACGACCCGTGAATTATTCCTCGTGGCTTCCGGGCATCGTATAGGTCACACCGAGGGAAATCGCGGACTGCCTGAAACGCGCATCGGGGAATCCCGAGAACGGGACGTCCGGCGAGGTGCTCGCCAGGTGACTGTCGATCACATTCGCCGAAACCGCAAAGGCAGGCGACATCCTCCAGCGGAATCCGGCGGTCAGGAAGTTTTCCGAAAGGGGATTTTCGTCGATCTGCTGCGGAGCCGCCTGCGTGAAGAAGCCCGCGTGGAGATTCACAGCCTCGGACAATTCAATCTGCGCCCCGATATGGAACTGAAAGAGATTGCTGTAGCCCTCGGCGAGATGGGACCAGTGCTGGTACTCGACGCTCGCGAGGAGGTCCACGCTGGGAGAGGCGGCCCATGCGGCACCAAGATTGACGGACCAGGGAAAGCTGGCTTTGAATTCATACGTCTCCCGAAGGGCGGTAAACCCCGGCCTCGAAGTGTCGTTCACAGACAGAAGGGAAGGACCCTGG is a window of Bacteroidota bacterium DNA encoding:
- the lepA gene encoding translation elongation factor 4; translated protein: MDHIRNFCIIAHIDHGKSTIADRLLERTGTVTEREMKTNQVLDDMELEQERGITIKLHAIQMKYLAQDAKTYTLNLIDTPGHVDFSYEVSRSLMACEGAILVVDASQGVEAQTISNLYLAIDAGLEIIPVINKIDLPSAMVDQVKRQIMDLLGCAESDIILASAKMKTGVDEILESVVRLIPPPKGDPDAPLRALIFDSIFDGYRGSIVYIRVFDGTLREKDKIRFFVTDKEFDAEEVGILEMHRIKTKELSAGDVGYLIPGAKDVHDTKVGDTVTNALSPASGPLPGYKEVKPMVFAGLYPVNADNFAELRESLEKLRMNDASLVFEPESSVALGFGFRAGFLGLLHMEIIQERLEREYEQELITTVPNVEYRVVKIDKSVVLVDNPALMPALGDIDHVEEPYIRAQIITPSEYIGNIMKLCTERRGIYKNTTYIDPSRADLRYELPLSEIIFDFYDKLKSTSRGYASLDYDFLEYRESDLVKLDILLNGESVDALSTIVHRDKAYEWGKKLCARLRKLIPRQMFEVVVQAAIGSKVIARDSISALRKNVIAKCYGGDISRKRKLLEKQKEGKKRMKQVGRVEIPQEAFLAVLAMED
- a CDS encoding FG-GAP-like repeat-containing protein; translation: MNARTGFRRFTPIVSLFLLVCLSFGQAPRISVTRLPEPGKKYPWPPLQARDLQAISKLPLRATSVKSKAPFSASGLEDSVTFTAVQTPFPGLVGGGGSWFDYDNDGDLDVIVSGYSVEGNVFKIYSNDGGGVFTEVQTDLPAIGAEHQSISWGDLDKDGNFDLAIAGRLDTSSLVNVSKIFHNDNGRFVDIEAPLMGLSGGAVTWVDYDNDGDLDLLVTGSPDAGNTFYAILYRNDDGTFTDAQAGLRGSWSTTASWGDYDNDGDLDLLMTGYGNGAFSKIYRNDNGTFVDIGATLAEVNSGATQWVDIDNDGDLDIVLSGGMPGDVPTARIYRNDGNDVFTDLNVPIEGFMVSAVAIADYDNDGDLDIAISGADEFYAGSNPRTKIYRNDNGTFVDIGANLVGTWFGSLAWGDYDNDGRLDLLVSGATIPRATWNGPFAQTTILYHNNNVEPNTMPATPQPSEPLLDGNSVQLGWGRASDGQTPSAELTYNLRIGTAPGLSDVVAPVSNVGTGYRRVPTDGNSFRKTGRLLKNLPQGTYYWGVQAVDGAYSGSPFSPENSFVVSSPLGVKEEREIPRVFALEQNYPNPFNPQTDIAFQIPATDHVSLRIYDVLGREVATVLDGVKEAGAYTVSWDASRMASGVFFYELKTEQSFARMKMLLIR
- the dnaG gene encoding DNA primase gives rise to the protein MRIPPEKIDEIRAATDIVDLIGASVKLKKRGKNYIGLCPFHSEKTPSFNVSADRQMYHCFGCGVGGTAFTFVMEFEKVSFIEAVRSLADRAGIALPTYSPGGDAASDEHEQLYEVCRTAALFFHSSLTAGSEGRLALEYLRHRGFTDETIKAFQLGFAPNSWDAFLKHASEKKISVPLLESAGLIRKRADGSAYDYFRGRAMFPIFSTTGRIVGFGARKLLEDDPLGKYINSPETPIYNKSRILYGLFQAREAIREQEDAILVEGYADLISLFQAGVKNVVASSGTALTVEQILLLSRYTKNVTIVYDADSAGSKAALRGVDLILERDLDVRVAVLPEGEDPDSFVRKQGADAFRELAGESISFIDFIGRMAEREGKLASPEGHAQTVRSIVETISRMPDELKRNFYVKHVAEKYKLYESSLYRELEKILAGKRQPGVGQTVVRKAVPPRPAPVEAPPAQAGEIPPAERDLINAILDGGRPVADYIFGQILLEEFTHPHAKAIAAYLVRRIENGEVIDPATLMDDIEDSGQRKLLASAVFAKYQLSKRWDVSQVEQADPLKLASDALRGIRERSLKRMLAENQRSIEEASRRGGDLLPYLEVSKDLRNKIKELQEKGNAREMPHHEEME
- a CDS encoding KamA family radical SAM protein, encoding MLRQSVDSGKDLVERFGFDKDLADKLNSLFHTRINPYYLSLIRTPGDPIWLQCVPDARELMEDGFPEDPLAEDSHSPVPSIVHRYPDRVLFLTTSQCSMYCRFCTRKRKVGDASKINMKYIQDGIDYIAGKPEVRDVILSGGDPLMLTDFLLERVLKGLRDIPHVEIIRLGTKMPCVLPQRITPKLCKMIRKYHPVYVNTHFNHPWECTVEAKRACEMLADAGCPVGNQAVLMKGVNDDPDVMLELVRKLLAMRVRPYYLYQADLTKGTNYFRTPVSKGLEIMDKLRGHTSGLAIPSYVIDAPGGGGKIPILPQYVIGRAGKNIILRNYKYEIFTYPDLEEEPAGHLPPIEKAFKRKNGKGNGNGNGNGNGKTEHVEVGTR
- a CDS encoding GNAT family N-acetyltransferase produces the protein MRPGTTSLITIRPARAEDRDVIGDMLGKTGAFRDEEIDVALELIDAYLHDTSQQDYDIYTGVDSDGTVAGYVCFGPAALTNGTFDLYWIAVNPDSHRGGAGTQLLRHVEELVQSRGARLLVAETSSQPSYEKARSFYRKNGYRELARITDYYTPGDDLVVFGKYFSQSGA
- a CDS encoding ATP-grasp domain-containing protein, with translation MKKKLTVAIVYNEPTVLTKSGRKYISEAGILQEGGKLLAGTADVLTDLSEVGVLEEKEDIARALNALGFKTSIFNVDGDIRRFVNFLHDEDPDVVFNLCESVGDSSIHEMHAVGIYELMGVPYTGSDPLTLGTALNKVRVKEILLYNGLPTPRFQLFKTWSRMSVDERLAYPLIVKPSQEDASLGIESDSIVSSLAELRKRVRYIIEQFDQPALVEEYIDGRELNVGIMGNRKPIVFPISEIDMSTLPKQYHRIISYNAKWMKGTEEYEHTKGLCPAPLPPALEATIKEMALRAYQLLGCRDYARIDFRLSKDAKPYILEVNPNPDISDDAGFARSAAAYGYKFEELVGKIVECALERLP